In a single window of the Cryptococcus tetragattii IND107 chromosome 1, whole genome shotgun sequence genome:
- a CDS encoding deoxyhypusine hydroxylase — translation MSVQVSPEQMATLKATLLNTPGNVPLHERFRALFMLKAVGADAVVDIISEGLKDPSPLLKHELAYVLGQLLNTRALPTLSRVLENPTGEHCAMVRHEAAEALGAIGAEESLPILRKYMQDENREVRETCEVAVGKIEFDLSEEGKKTNANPDFPTIDPAPSAAPSDIPSLRADLLNTSLPLFQRYRAMFALRDFGAGSKEAVEALADGFRDGSALFRHEIAYIFGQLSSPYSIPSLLSRLRDAKEDDMVRHEAAEALGGIASDGVESDNPDIVLPEDERLPDGGVLAVLREWAVKPDAPTVVRESCQVAIDMWEYENSADQFNPLDALSAKQEEREKSDKANTTGMERSAHAAVAAMGVAA, via the exons atgtCCGTCCAGGTATCTCCGGAGCAAATGGCTACATTGAAGGCCACTCTCCTCAACACTCCCGGAAATGTCCCCTTGCACGAACGATTCAGAGCACTGTTCATGCTCAAGGCTGTGGGCGCTGATGCGGTTGTCGACATCATTTCCGAAG GTCTGAAGGACCCTTCACCTCTTTTAAAGCACGAGCTTGCCTACGTCCTCGGTCAGCTTCTCAACACCCGTGCGCTCCCCACCTTGTCTCGAGTCCTTGAAAACCCCACCGGCGAGCATTGCGCCATGGTCCGTCATGAGGCCGCCGAGGCCCTTGGCGCTATTGGTGCAGAAGAGTCTCTCCCGATTTTAAGAAAGTACATGCAGGACGAGAATAGGGAAGTCCGAGAGACTTGTGAAGTTGCAGTCGGCAAGATTGAGTTTGATCTAAGCGAGGAGGGTAAGAAGACCAATGCCAA CCCCGACTTCCCCACTATTGATCCCGCTCCTTCTGCCGCCCCTTCCGacatcccttccctccgTGCCGACCTACTCAACacttccctccccctcttccagcGATACCGCGCCATGTTCGCCCTCCGTGACTTTGGTGCCGGCTCCAAAGAGGCTGTCGAAGCGCTCGCCGATGGGTTCCGGGATGGTAGTGCCCTCTTCCGTCACGAGATTGCCTACATCTTTGGCCAGCTTTCCAGTCCATACTCCATCCCTTCGCTCCTGTCCAGGTTGAGGGACGCCAAGGAAGACGACATGGTCAGACACGAGGCTGCCGAGGCTCTTGGGGGTATCGCCTCGGACGGCGTGGAGTCTGACAACCCAGACATCGTGCTGCCTGAAGATGAGCGCCTCCCGGACGGTGGCGTTCTCGCCGTTCTCCGTGAATGGGCCGTTAAACCCGATGCTCCGACCGTTGTCCGTGAGTCTTGTCAGGTCGCCATCGACATGTGGGAGTATGAGAATTCTGCGGATCAATTTAATCCCCTTGACGCTCTTTCAGCCaagcaagaggagagagagaagagtgacAAGGCGAACACTACTGGGATGGAGAGGTCTGCACACGCTGCTGTTGCCGCCATGGGTGTTGCCGCCTAG
- a CDS encoding mitochondrial 54S ribosomal protein mL40, whose amino-acid sequence MSSSFRPLAPVARPLLRRAYAAAAKPSGGNPHLQHPTDSRSEVLRNTLYPHDSYAPTSSSPTGSYHPDYLERLQTVIPSAEAYETIERAWQLHQRELREARKVELDAKYKSMVEACDELERITNPANGGPESIDGKGGLYHRQVYNLAVASVRQAHRRGEQPKGKKTLEQRWLETRVEGLARKLVV is encoded by the exons atgtcctcatccttccgTCCCCTGGCACCTGTCGCCCGCCCTCTCCTCCGAAGGGCCTACGCTGCTGCCGCCAAGCCGTCTGGCGGCAACCCCCACCTTCAACACCCTACCGACTCTCGCTCAGAAGTCCTCCGAAACACTCTTTACCCTCACGATTCTTATGctcccacttcttcttcacccacaGGCTCATACCACCCTGATTACCTCGAGCGACTTCAGACAGTCATTCCTTCCGCTGAAGCGTATGAGACTATTGAGCGAGCATGGCAGCTTCACCAGCGCGAACTCCGCGAGGCACGAAAAGTTGAGTTGGATGCCAAGTACAAGAGTATGGTGGAAGCGTGCGACGAGCTCGAGAGGATAACCAACCCTGCAAATGGAGGTCCGGAGAGTATAGATGGCAAAGGAGGGTTATACCACCGACAAGTGTACAATTTGGCGGTTGCGTCAGTCAGGCAGGCGCACAGGAGAGGAGAACAgccaaagggaaagaagactttGGAGCAGAGATGGTTGGAGACTAGGGTGGAAG GCCTGGCGCGTAAGCTTGTG GTGTAG